One window from the genome of Sphingomicrobium arenosum encodes:
- a CDS encoding TIGR02466 family protein, with product MGHKIVNMRMLFPTPVAVVRIEDHERINALVLEELKARRAGEKGITRSNRDGWHSALDFFQRKEPGHRELAQAIMQAVAQVTRKMSGPGVSFEALRLECDGWVNVNPAGGYNIPHDHPGSFWSGAYYLHNPQKSADKNPNSGAIEFIDHRSAPAGQGLVKAPVLRGIETLHPQEGTLLVFPSNAKHWVHPNLSEEERVTVAFNARVTMNPAKLRAAATERQKQVTKGPAAAAGSKGSAAKKPAAKKKAVAKKPA from the coding sequence ATGGGGCACAAGATCGTCAACATGCGGATGCTGTTTCCGACGCCGGTGGCGGTGGTGCGGATCGAGGATCATGAGCGCATCAACGCGCTAGTGCTCGAGGAACTCAAGGCGCGGCGTGCGGGCGAGAAGGGCATCACGCGGTCCAATCGCGACGGCTGGCATTCGGCGCTCGATTTCTTCCAACGCAAGGAGCCGGGGCACCGCGAACTGGCGCAGGCGATCATGCAGGCGGTGGCGCAGGTGACGCGGAAGATGAGCGGGCCGGGGGTCAGCTTCGAGGCGCTGCGGCTCGAATGCGACGGCTGGGTCAACGTCAATCCGGCGGGCGGATACAATATTCCCCACGATCATCCGGGCAGCTTCTGGTCGGGCGCCTATTATCTGCACAATCCGCAGAAAAGCGCGGACAAGAACCCCAATTCGGGCGCCATCGAGTTCATCGACCATCGCTCGGCGCCGGCGGGGCAGGGGTTGGTCAAGGCGCCGGTGCTGCGCGGGATCGAGACGCTGCACCCTCAGGAGGGGACGCTGCTCGTCTTCCCGTCGAACGCCAAGCATTGGGTGCATCCCAACCTGTCCGAGGAGGAGCGGGTGACGGTGGCGTTCAACGCGCGGGTGACCATGAACCCGGCCAAGCTGCGCGCGGCGGCGACCGAGCGGCAGAAGCAGGTCACCAAGGGCCCGGCGGCAGCGGCGGGATCGAAGGGGTCGGCGGCCAAGAAACCTGCCGCGAAGAAGAAAGCAGTGGCTAAGAAGCCTGCCTGA
- a CDS encoding TIGR02466 family protein → MTRLLFASPLHEARLDVDLEELARTIRYLAEADTAGQRWAEEKDYWGYTSYASLDDLTTRDPAIGELKPVLEKEARAFAKALGWDHKPKLDHIWVNLMEPGAHHSAHIHPHSVLSGTLYVEVPESAGAIRFEDPRLPMMMVAPLRREDAPEHLQPHVTIAPSPGTLLLWESFLRHEVMPHHGEQERLSISFNFS, encoded by the coding sequence ATGACCCGCCTTCTCTTCGCCTCCCCGCTCCACGAAGCCCGGCTCGACGTCGATCTCGAAGAGCTCGCTCGCACCATCCGCTATCTCGCCGAGGCCGATACGGCGGGCCAGCGTTGGGCCGAGGAAAAGGATTATTGGGGCTATACCAGCTACGCCAGCCTCGATGACCTCACCACCCGCGACCCTGCCATCGGCGAGCTGAAGCCCGTCCTCGAAAAGGAAGCGCGCGCCTTCGCCAAGGCGCTCGGCTGGGATCACAAGCCAAAGCTCGACCATATCTGGGTCAACCTCATGGAGCCCGGCGCCCATCACAGTGCTCATATCCACCCGCACAGCGTCCTGTCGGGCACGCTCTACGTCGAGGTACCGGAAAGCGCGGGCGCGATCCGCTTCGAGGATCCACGCCTGCCGATGATGATGGTCGCGCCCCTGCGCCGCGAGGATGCCCCCGAGCATCTCCAGCCCCATGTCACCATCGCGCCCTCCCCCGGCACCCTTCTCCTGTGGGAAAGTTTCCTGCGTCACGAGGTCATGCCCCATCACGGCGAGCAAGAGCGCCTCTCGATCAGCTTCAACTTCTCGTGA
- a CDS encoding serine hydrolase domain-containing protein, with amino-acid sequence MLSILAAATLVADRCAYEGPPPLALDPAAFAAPEQVAAPLPDFDPTFDTALQKAKSDALGVAVYRRGQPVWSRTHGIAAAQHFHWASIGKSALAVAILQLVDEGRLSLDTTIERWAPDTPYADAITIADLLSHKSGLYSATEDPDQAATRPMGYADKGYFFCPGQHFKYSNDGYRQLGAILAAVEGKPWQQSVRERVLAPLGLTHAIVIDEANAASVLVPDGVGQSALEPGPAGGLAGSPSDLAVYWGALMESRLLPQPLRDTMVSCLYPMGDGVSYYGHGAMVWNMAADNLYLIGHAGGMKGQNSVVLYSPADELTVAVANVGPAQAAAIAKLFIDRARAD; translated from the coding sequence ATGTTGTCCATCCTCGCCGCCGCCACGCTCGTCGCCGACCGCTGCGCCTACGAAGGCCCGCCCCCGCTCGCGCTCGACCCCGCCGCCTTCGCCGCGCCCGAACAGGTCGCGGCGCCGCTGCCCGACTTCGACCCCACCTTCGACACGGCGCTTCAAAAGGCCAAGAGCGACGCGCTCGGCGTCGCTGTCTATCGCCGCGGCCAGCCCGTTTGGAGCCGCACCCACGGCATCGCCGCAGCTCAGCATTTTCACTGGGCCAGCATCGGCAAATCCGCGCTCGCCGTCGCCATCCTCCAGCTGGTCGACGAAGGCCGCCTCTCGCTCGACACCACGATCGAGCGCTGGGCGCCCGACACGCCTTATGCCGACGCCATCACCATCGCCGACCTGCTCAGCCACAAGAGTGGCCTCTACAGCGCCACCGAGGACCCCGACCAGGCCGCCACGCGCCCCATGGGCTATGCCGACAAGGGCTATTTCTTCTGCCCCGGCCAGCATTTCAAATATTCGAATGATGGCTACCGCCAGCTCGGCGCCATCCTCGCCGCCGTGGAGGGCAAGCCATGGCAGCAATCGGTGCGCGAGCGCGTACTCGCCCCGCTCGGCCTGACGCATGCCATCGTCATCGACGAGGCCAATGCCGCCAGCGTGCTCGTCCCCGATGGCGTCGGCCAGTCGGCGCTCGAACCCGGCCCCGCAGGCGGTCTTGCCGGCAGCCCCTCCGACCTTGCCGTCTATTGGGGTGCGCTGATGGAAAGCCGCCTCCTGCCCCAGCCCCTGCGCGACACGATGGTCTCGTGCCTTTACCCGATGGGCGATGGCGTCAGCTATTACGGTCATGGCGCGATGGTCTGGAACATGGCGGCCGACAATCTCTATCTCATCGGCCATGCCGGGGGGATGAAGGGCCAGAACAGCGTTGTCCTCTATTCGCCCGCCGACGAGCTCACCGTCGCGGTCGCCAATGTCGGCCCCGCGCAGGCCGCCGCCATCGCCAAGCTCTTCATCGACCGCGCCCGCGCCGACTAG
- the ychF gene encoding redox-regulated ATPase YchF — MGFKCGIVGLPNVGKSTLFNALTETQSAQAANYPFCTIEPNVGQVAVPDPRLDKIAGIAGSAKIIPTQLAFVDIAGLVKGASKGEGLGNQFLANIREVDAIVHVLRCFEDDDIQHVSNHVDPIADAEVVETELLLADLESLEKRVPNAQKRATGGDKDAKIMASVLGKALDLLRDGKPARLTDINDEEEARHFRQAQLLTAKPVLYVCNVNEDDAANGNDYSAKVFEKAKAEGAEAVIVSAAIEADMVGMDPAERLEFLGEMGLEETGLNRIIRAGYDLLNLHTFFTCGPKEARAWTVAKGAKAPQAAGEIHTDFERGFIRAETIAFDDYVELGGESGARDAGKLRQEGKEYVVHDGDIMMFKFNV, encoded by the coding sequence ATGGGTTTCAAATGCGGCATCGTCGGGCTGCCCAACGTCGGCAAGTCCACCCTGTTCAACGCGCTCACCGAGACGCAGTCGGCACAGGCCGCCAACTATCCCTTCTGCACCATCGAGCCCAACGTGGGTCAGGTCGCCGTGCCCGACCCGCGCCTCGACAAGATCGCGGGCATCGCGGGCTCGGCAAAGATCATCCCGACCCAGCTCGCCTTCGTCGACATCGCCGGCCTCGTGAAGGGCGCGTCGAAGGGCGAGGGCCTCGGCAACCAGTTCCTCGCCAACATCCGCGAGGTGGACGCCATCGTCCACGTCCTGCGCTGCTTCGAGGATGACGACATCCAGCACGTCTCCAACCATGTCGATCCCATCGCGGACGCCGAAGTGGTCGAGACCGAACTGCTCCTCGCCGACCTCGAAAGCCTCGAGAAGCGCGTGCCCAATGCGCAAAAGCGCGCGACCGGCGGCGACAAGGACGCCAAGATCATGGCGAGCGTGCTCGGCAAGGCGCTCGATCTGCTGCGCGACGGCAAGCCTGCGCGCCTCACCGACATCAATGACGAGGAAGAGGCCAGGCATTTCCGCCAGGCCCAGCTACTGACCGCCAAGCCCGTCCTCTATGTCTGCAACGTCAACGAGGACGATGCGGCCAATGGCAATGACTATTCGGCCAAGGTGTTCGAAAAGGCCAAGGCCGAGGGCGCCGAAGCCGTCATCGTCTCCGCCGCGATCGAGGCCGACATGGTCGGCATGGACCCCGCCGAGCGGCTCGAGTTCCTCGGCGAGATGGGGCTCGAGGAAACCGGCCTCAACCGCATCATCCGCGCCGGCTACGACCTCCTCAACCTCCATACCTTCTTCACCTGCGGCCCCAAGGAAGCGCGGGCCTGGACCGTCGCCAAGGGTGCCAAGGCCCCCCAAGCCGCGGGCGAGATCCACACCGACTTCGAACGCGGCTTCATCCGCGCCGAGACCATCGCCTTCGACGACTATGTCGAACTCGGCGGCGAATCCGGCGCGCGCGATGCAGGCAAGCTGCGGCAGGAAGGCAAGGAATATGTCGTCCACGACGGCGACATCATGATGTTCAAGTTCAACGTCTGA
- a CDS encoding MaoC family dehydratase: MLFWEDLEVGERYELGTTEVTREEVISFAERYDPQPFHLSDEAAAMTHFGRISASGWHTCAMVMRVIVDSFTQRQLASVGSPGVDNLRWLKPVFPGDTLTVTSETLEATPSRSKPGLGSARSRIEAVNQDGVKVLTMDTILLVLRRPSAD, encoded by the coding sequence ATGCTCTTCTGGGAAGATCTGGAGGTCGGCGAGCGCTATGAACTCGGCACCACCGAGGTGACGCGCGAGGAAGTGATTTCCTTCGCCGAGCGCTACGACCCCCAGCCTTTCCATCTCTCCGACGAAGCCGCCGCCATGACCCATTTCGGGCGCATCAGCGCGTCCGGCTGGCATACGTGCGCGATGGTCATGCGCGTCATCGTCGACAGTTTCACGCAGCGCCAACTCGCCAGCGTCGGCTCGCCCGGCGTCGACAATTTGCGTTGGCTCAAGCCTGTTTTCCCGGGCGACACGCTGACCGTAACCTCCGAAACGCTCGAGGCCACGCCTTCGCGCTCCAAACCCGGCCTTGGCAGCGCGCGCAGCCGCATCGAGGCGGTGAACCAGGACGGGGTGAAGGTCCTCACGATGGACACCATCCTCCTCGTCCTGCGCCGTCCCAGCGCCGACTAG
- a CDS encoding cytochrome c1 encodes MGQLLKFIGIRGFAFLIGLGFLGVLLIAFVTDAANYFKEPPAESAEHVLHKANKDVDFTFDGAFGRYDQAQLQRGFAVFQNVCASCHGMQYVAFRNLEDLGYTPEQVKAFAANWAIEVPTVNPDTGEASTRPALPADRFPNPYANEVAARAANNNAYPPDLSLIAKARADGPAYIYSLLTGYQDPYQGYEQSAEELAEEFPEAQPGEGLYHNPYFPNLNIAMPAPITADGQVDYPEGAPEATVEQMSADVAAFLMWAAEPKADTRKNAGLAVLIFLAFATVFAYMSYRQIWAEAKRKVVAKGPLDPENMAEREEAKAEAAEHGRGVKG; translated from the coding sequence ATGGGTCAGCTTTTGAAATTCATCGGCATCCGCGGCTTTGCGTTCCTGATCGGCCTCGGCTTCCTCGGGGTGCTGCTCATCGCCTTCGTCACCGACGCGGCGAACTACTTCAAGGAGCCGCCGGCGGAGAGCGCCGAGCATGTGCTGCACAAGGCCAACAAGGATGTCGACTTCACCTTCGACGGTGCCTTCGGTCGTTACGACCAGGCCCAGCTGCAGCGTGGCTTCGCGGTGTTCCAGAACGTCTGCGCCTCGTGCCACGGCATGCAGTATGTGGCGTTCCGCAACCTCGAGGACCTCGGCTATACGCCCGAGCAGGTGAAGGCCTTTGCCGCCAACTGGGCGATCGAAGTGCCGACGGTGAACCCCGACACGGGTGAAGCCTCGACGCGTCCGGCGCTGCCGGCGGATCGTTTCCCGAACCCCTATGCGAACGAAGTTGCGGCGCGTGCGGCGAACAACAATGCCTATCCGCCCGACCTGTCGCTGATTGCCAAGGCGCGCGCCGACGGTCCGGCCTATATCTACTCGCTGCTGACCGGCTATCAGGACCCCTACCAGGGCTATGAGCAGAGCGCGGAGGAGCTGGCCGAGGAATTCCCCGAGGCGCAGCCGGGCGAGGGGCTGTATCACAACCCTTATTTCCCCAACCTCAACATCGCCATGCCCGCGCCGATCACGGCGGACGGCCAGGTCGACTATCCCGAAGGCGCCCCCGAGGCGACCGTCGAGCAGATGTCGGCCGACGTCGCGGCCTTCCTGATGTGGGCGGCCGAGCCCAAGGCCGATACGCGCAAGAATGCCGGTCTCGCGGTGCTCATCTTCCTCGCCTTTGCGACGGTGTTTGCCTATATGAGCTATCGCCAGATCTGGGCGGAAGCCAAGCGCAAGGTCGTGGCCAAGGGTCCGCTGGATCCCGAGAACATGGCAGAGCGCGAAGAGGCCAAGGCCGAAGCCGCCGAACATGGTCGCGGTGTGAAGGGCTGA
- a CDS encoding cytochrome b, which produces MSFAWAKPYEPKTQLGHWIDQRLPLPRMVYGAVGGGYPVPRNLNYAWNFGVLAGVFLMIQIVTGITLAMWYNSGIGTAFGSTEHIMRDVNSGWFLRYAHANGASFFFIVVYIHIFRGLFYGSYKAPRELVWMLGLVVYLLMMATAFMGYVLPWGQMSYWGAQVITGFFSAFPVVGEPLRVFLLGGYAPDQAALTRFFSLHYLLPFVIAAVVILKTWALHIPGSSNPTGVDVKTEKDTLPFHPFFTAKDGWFVLAFLMLYAAVVFFAPNALGHPDNYIEANPLATPAHIVPEWYFLPFYGILKAFTVDFILPAKLWGVIAMFGSILLLFLLPWLDRSPVRSGHYRPMFKVFFMILIVDVLLLGWAGGAEPTAPVVAIMQIATAYYFAHFLIILPLISKFEKPLPMPNSISSSVLHGEAEESAPYGLAKA; this is translated from the coding sequence ATGAGTTTCGCCTGGGCAAAGCCTTACGAACCCAAGACGCAGCTGGGCCACTGGATCGACCAGCGCCTGCCGCTCCCCCGCATGGTCTATGGCGCCGTCGGTGGCGGCTATCCCGTGCCGCGCAACCTCAACTATGCGTGGAACTTCGGCGTGCTCGCCGGGGTCTTCCTGATGATCCAGATCGTCACCGGCATCACGCTGGCGATGTGGTACAATAGCGGCATCGGCACCGCCTTCGGATCGACCGAGCACATCATGCGCGACGTCAATTCGGGCTGGTTCCTGCGCTATGCCCACGCCAACGGGGCAAGCTTCTTCTTCATCGTCGTCTACATCCACATCTTCCGCGGGCTGTTCTACGGCTCCTACAAGGCGCCGCGCGAGCTCGTCTGGATGCTCGGCCTCGTCGTCTACCTCCTGATGATGGCGACCGCCTTCATGGGCTATGTGCTTCCCTGGGGCCAGATGAGCTACTGGGGCGCGCAGGTCATCACCGGCTTCTTCTCGGCCTTCCCGGTCGTCGGCGAACCGCTGCGCGTCTTCCTGCTGGGTGGCTATGCCCCCGACCAGGCCGCGCTGACGCGCTTCTTCTCGCTGCACTATCTGCTGCCCTTCGTGATCGCGGCGGTGGTGATCCTGAAGACCTGGGCGCTGCACATCCCGGGTTCGTCCAACCCGACCGGCGTCGACGTGAAGACCGAGAAGGACACGCTGCCCTTCCACCCGTTCTTCACCGCCAAGGACGGCTGGTTCGTGCTCGCCTTCCTGATGCTTTATGCCGCGGTCGTCTTCTTCGCGCCCAACGCGCTGGGTCACCCCGACAATTATATCGAGGCCAACCCGCTGGCGACGCCCGCGCACATCGTGCCCGAATGGTACTTCCTGCCCTTCTACGGCATCCTGAAGGCCTTCACGGTGGACTTCATCCTGCCCGCCAAGCTGTGGGGCGTGATCGCGATGTTCGGCTCGATCCTGCTGCTCTTCCTCTTGCCGTGGCTCGACCGCTCGCCGGTGCGCTCGGGGCATTATCGCCCGATGTTCAAGGTTTTCTTCATGATCCTGATCGTCGACGTGCTCCTGCTCGGCTGGGCCGGTGGCGCCGAACCGACTGCCCCGGTGGTCGCGATCATGCAGATCGCCACGGCCTATTATTTCGCCCACTTCCTCATCATCCTGCCGCTGATCTCGAAGTTCGAGAAGCCGCTGCCCATGCCCAACTCGATCTCGAGTTCGGTGCTGCACGGCGAAGCGGAGGAAAGCGCGCCCTACGGGCTCGCCAAGGCTTAA
- the petA gene encoding ubiquinol-cytochrome c reductase iron-sulfur subunit, translating to MATVEQPDPLLKEDSTAETGVRRRDFLDIAAVSFGAVGVGAVAFPLVNQMSPPADVLALASIEVDISKVEKGQAIKTSWRKQPVFVRNLTDAEIEEANAVDASSLRDPQTLAERTAEGKANWLVTMGVCTHLGCVPLGAAEGENKGDYDGYFCPCHGSHYDTAGRIRKGPAPTNLVVPEFEFVSDTLIRIG from the coding sequence ATGGCCACGGTCGAACAGCCTGACCCCCTCCTCAAAGAAGACAGCACTGCCGAGACCGGCGTGCGTCGCCGCGACTTTCTCGACATCGCCGCCGTCTCGTTCGGCGCGGTGGGCGTGGGCGCGGTCGCCTTTCCGCTCGTCAACCAGATGAGCCCGCCCGCCGACGTGCTGGCGCTTGCCTCGATCGAGGTCGACATCTCGAAGGTCGAGAAGGGCCAGGCGATCAAGACCAGCTGGCGCAAGCAGCCGGTGTTCGTGCGCAACCTGACCGACGCCGAGATCGAGGAGGCCAATGCGGTCGACGCCTCGAGCCTGCGCGATCCGCAGACGCTCGCCGAGCGCACCGCCGAGGGCAAGGCCAACTGGCTCGTCACCATGGGCGTTTGCACCCACCTCGGCTGCGTGCCGCTGGGGGCCGCCGAGGGCGAGAATAAGGGCGATTACGACGGCTATTTCTGCCCCTGCCACGGCTCGCACTACGACACCGCGGGTCGCATCCGCAAAGGGCCGGCGCCGACCAACCTCGTCGTGCCTGAATTTGAATTCGTCTCCGACACCCTCATCCGGATCGGCTAG
- the hemF gene encoding oxygen-dependent coproporphyrinogen oxidase codes for MQPLDDQQQAARDWFEKLRDRICAAFEAIEREAGSDASFDYTSWKREDASAPDGNGGGGTRGTMKGKVFEKVGVNVSTVGGEFSPEFAPSIPGAEEDPRFFATGISLVAHMANPHVPAVHMNTRFLTTTKRWFGGGADLNPAIPYEDDTEAFHARLRAACAAHDATYYDKFKKWADDYFYLPHRQVHRGVGGIFYDRLDAAGELFEPQFAFTRDVGEAFLDIFPQIVRKRMDNDWSEEDMGALLDFRGRYVEFNLLYDRGTLFGLKTGGNVDAILMSLPPLARWQ; via the coding sequence ATGCAACCACTTGACGATCAGCAACAGGCCGCCCGCGACTGGTTCGAGAAGCTCCGCGACCGGATTTGTGCCGCTTTCGAGGCGATCGAGCGCGAGGCCGGCTCCGACGCCAGCTTCGATTACACCAGTTGGAAGCGCGAGGACGCCTCGGCGCCCGACGGAAACGGCGGCGGCGGCACGCGCGGCACCATGAAGGGCAAGGTCTTCGAGAAGGTCGGCGTTAACGTCTCGACCGTGGGCGGCGAGTTCAGCCCCGAATTCGCCCCCTCGATCCCCGGCGCCGAGGAAGACCCGCGCTTTTTCGCAACCGGCATCAGCCTCGTCGCGCACATGGCCAACCCCCATGTGCCCGCCGTCCACATGAATACGCGATTCCTCACGACGACCAAGCGCTGGTTCGGCGGCGGCGCCGACCTCAACCCCGCCATCCCTTACGAGGACGACACCGAAGCCTTCCACGCCCGGCTGCGCGCCGCCTGCGCCGCGCACGATGCGACCTACTACGACAAGTTCAAGAAGTGGGCGGACGACTATTTCTATCTGCCCCATCGCCAGGTGCATCGCGGCGTCGGCGGCATCTTTTACGACCGTCTCGATGCGGCGGGCGAATTGTTCGAGCCGCAATTCGCCTTCACCCGCGATGTCGGCGAGGCGTTCCTCGACATCTTCCCGCAGATCGTCCGCAAACGGATGGACAACGATTGGAGCGAAGAGGACATGGGCGCCCTCCTCGACTTTCGCGGGCGCTATGTCGAATTCAACCTGCTCTACGACCGCGGCACGCTGTTCGGCCTCAAGACCGGCGGCAATGTCGATGCCATCCTCATGAGCCTGCCCCCGCTCGCGCGCTGGCAATAG
- a CDS encoding glycerophosphoryl diester phosphodiesterase membrane domain-containing protein has product MARLSISKAWDDARPIIARDGRLMFIVALATVVLPGTVLMTLSPGESQVVGSGVDVDASEGDALVTFLSFLFMLVSIIGSIAISYLALFRGASVGDALRRGLKRALVTIGMVLLLIIPMLLLFALLVVMALGTTALANFDQAMTPDTISPAAALAIIAFVLVILWVGMRLAVTTPVIAAEEGGPVAVLKRSWALTKGHFWRILGFVLLLSIGVFIFMGAVELIGGLAIQLVLGEPEPMNLAAVAHGLVSTLAQAAVTIVYSTILARIYHQLAGNAADPVVSVPAVDSGPLS; this is encoded by the coding sequence ATGGCACGACTGTCGATCAGCAAGGCGTGGGACGATGCGCGGCCGATCATCGCGCGCGACGGGCGGCTGATGTTCATCGTGGCGCTGGCGACGGTGGTGTTGCCGGGCACGGTCCTGATGACGCTCTCGCCGGGCGAGAGCCAGGTCGTCGGCAGCGGGGTCGATGTCGATGCCAGCGAAGGCGATGCGCTCGTCACCTTCCTCAGCTTCCTGTTCATGCTGGTCAGCATCATCGGGTCGATCGCGATCAGCTATCTCGCGCTGTTCCGCGGCGCGAGCGTGGGCGATGCGCTGCGTCGCGGTCTCAAGCGGGCGCTGGTGACGATCGGCATGGTGCTGCTGCTGATCATTCCGATGCTTCTTCTTTTTGCGCTGCTGGTCGTGATGGCCTTGGGCACGACAGCGCTGGCCAATTTCGACCAGGCGATGACGCCCGACACCATCTCGCCCGCCGCGGCGTTGGCGATCATCGCCTTCGTCCTCGTCATCCTCTGGGTCGGCATGCGGCTGGCGGTCACGACGCCGGTGATCGCGGCCGAGGAAGGCGGGCCGGTCGCCGTGCTGAAGCGCAGCTGGGCGCTGACCAAGGGCCATTTCTGGCGCATCCTCGGCTTTGTCCTGCTGCTGTCGATCGGCGTCTTCATCTTCATGGGCGCGGTCGAACTGATCGGCGGATTGGCGATCCAGCTGGTGCTTGGCGAACCCGAGCCGATGAACCTGGCGGCAGTCGCCCATGGCCTGGTCTCGACGCTGGCGCAGGCGGCGGTGACGATCGTCTATTCAACCATCCTCGCGCGCATCTATCACCAGCTGGCGGGCAATGCGGCCGACCCGGTGGTGAGCGTGCCCGCCGTCGACAGCGGACCGCTCAGCTAA
- the lipB gene encoding lipoyl(octanoyl) transferase LipB: MGIEWQTSDAPVPYEDALADMTARAEAIREGLATERIWLLEHPPLFTAGTSADPAELFNPEGFPVYDAGRGGRYTYHGPGQRVGYLNLDLGARGRDIRRFVHCLEGWMIDALGDLGVEARREPGRIGIWTGHGAQEAKIGAIGVRVKRWVTLHGFSINVAPDLSHFGGIVPCGIADYGVTSLEKLGAPSDMASVDAALAAYADNFLAQLSGKCQQDACTS, encoded by the coding sequence ATGGGAATCGAATGGCAGACCAGCGACGCGCCCGTCCCGTACGAAGATGCGCTCGCCGACATGACCGCGCGCGCCGAAGCGATCCGCGAGGGGCTCGCAACCGAGCGCATCTGGCTGCTCGAACATCCCCCGCTCTTCACCGCGGGCACCAGCGCCGATCCGGCCGAACTCTTCAACCCCGAGGGCTTCCCGGTCTACGATGCCGGTCGCGGCGGGCGCTACACCTATCACGGGCCCGGCCAGCGGGTCGGCTATCTCAATCTCGACCTCGGCGCGCGCGGGCGCGATATCCGCCGTTTCGTCCACTGCCTCGAAGGCTGGATGATCGACGCGCTCGGCGACCTCGGCGTCGAGGCACGGCGCGAGCCCGGGCGTATCGGCATCTGGACCGGCCACGGCGCGCAGGAGGCCAAGATCGGCGCCATCGGCGTGCGCGTCAAACGCTGGGTCACGCTCCACGGCTTTTCGATCAACGTCGCCCCCGACCTCTCGCACTTCGGTGGCATCGTGCCGTGCGGCATCGCCGATTATGGCGTCACCAGCCTCGAGAAGCTCGGCGCGCCAAGCGACATGGCCAGCGTCGATGCCGCGCTCGCCGCTTATGCCGACAACTTCCTTGCGCAGCTGTCGGGCAAGTGCCAGCAAGACGCCTGCACCTCATGA
- the queE gene encoding 7-carboxy-7-deazaguanine synthase, translating to MAYAVKEIFLTLQGEGMQAGARAVFLRFAGCNLWSGLERDRAKAVCQFCDTDFVGTDGVNGGKFASAEALAEAVAGLWGEGTRDRMVVITGGEPLLQLDAALIDALHAQGFRISVESNGTIAAPAGIDWLCISPKFGSELVQRSGDELKLVWPQPFDMDALEALDFDHFLLQPMDGEEVEANTDAAIALVMERPQWRLTLQTHKLLGLA from the coding sequence ATGGCCTATGCGGTCAAAGAGATTTTCCTGACCCTTCAAGGTGAGGGCATGCAGGCGGGCGCGCGCGCGGTTTTCCTGCGCTTTGCCGGGTGCAATTTGTGGTCGGGGCTGGAGCGCGATCGCGCCAAGGCGGTGTGCCAATTCTGCGATACCGATTTCGTCGGCACGGACGGGGTGAATGGCGGCAAGTTCGCCAGCGCCGAAGCGCTCGCCGAAGCCGTGGCCGGCCTGTGGGGCGAGGGCACGCGCGACCGGATGGTGGTGATCACCGGCGGCGAGCCCTTGTTGCAGCTCGATGCGGCGCTGATCGATGCGCTTCACGCGCAAGGGTTCAGGATCTCGGTCGAGAGCAACGGGACGATTGCCGCACCCGCGGGGATCGACTGGCTGTGCATCAGCCCCAAATTCGGGTCGGAGCTCGTCCAGCGCTCGGGCGATGAATTGAAGCTGGTGTGGCCGCAGCCCTTCGACATGGATGCGCTCGAGGCATTGGATTTCGATCATTTCCTCCTCCAGCCGATGGACGGCGAGGAGGTGGAGGCCAATACCGACGCGGCGATCGCGCTGGTGATGGAGCGGCCGCAGTGGCGGCTGACGCTCCAGACGCACAAGCTGTTGGGGCTGGCCTAG
- the queC gene encoding 7-cyano-7-deazaguanine synthase QueC, whose amino-acid sequence MKKKAVILLSGGLDSMVCAGLAREAGYAIHALTIDYHQRHRVELDAAGRIAADVGAAEHVVLPLDLTAFGGSALTADIDVPKEGVREGIPVTYVPARNTVFLSLCLAYAETRGANDIFIGVNSLDYSGYPDCRPDFIAQFERLAQLATKAGDEGQVMRIRTPLQDMTKADIAREAARLGMDAGLSHSCYDPGADGGACGRCDSCRLRHKGFVEAGLEDPTRYAAGVVPA is encoded by the coding sequence ATGAAGAAAAAAGCGGTTATTTTGTTGTCGGGCGGGCTCGATTCGATGGTCTGTGCGGGGCTGGCGCGCGAGGCGGGCTATGCCATTCATGCGCTGACCATCGATTACCATCAGCGGCATCGGGTCGAATTGGACGCGGCGGGGCGGATCGCGGCGGATGTGGGCGCGGCCGAGCATGTGGTGCTCCCGCTCGACCTCACCGCCTTTGGCGGCTCGGCGCTGACGGCGGACATCGACGTGCCCAAGGAGGGCGTGCGCGAGGGCATTCCGGTGACCTATGTGCCCGCGCGCAACACGGTGTTCCTGTCGCTATGCCTCGCTTATGCCGAGACGCGCGGAGCCAACGACATCTTCATCGGGGTGAACAGCCTCGACTATTCGGGCTATCCCGATTGTCGTCCCGATTTCATCGCCCAGTTCGAGCGATTGGCGCAGCTCGCCACCAAGGCAGGCGACGAGGGGCAGGTGATGCGCATTCGCACGCCCTTGCAGGACATGACCAAGGCCGACATCGCGCGCGAGGCGGCGCGGCTGGGGATGGACGCGGGGCTGTCGCACAGCTGCTATGATCCGGGCGCGGATGGCGGTGCCTGTGGGCGCTGTGACAGCTGCCGGCTCCGGCACAAGGGGTTTGTCGAGGCGGGGCTCGAGGATCCGACGCGCTATGCAGCTGGGGTGGTGCCCGCCTGA